TTGTatcgtgtgacaaaactgcacattttagagtggccttttattgtccccagcacaaggtgcacctgtgtaagcttcttgatatgccacacctgtcaggtggatggattatattgatAAAGGatcaaatgctcactaacagggatgtaaacaaacgtCTGCACAACATTTGTGATAAATAGTATTTTTGAGCGTCTGGAAAATTTcggtgatcttttatttcagctcatggaacatgggaccagcattttacatgttgcgttttcatatttttgttcagtgtgtaatTAAAAGAAAATGTTACATTTTTAATTGTAAAACTATAATATTCTACAGAACAAAATAGTTTTCCAATTGCTCACATGAGAATAACATTACAATTATGTACAGTACCACTGTTATGTGGGGATATTTTCTCCCTTCAAAACTCGCCATGTGTCAACAGCTCCTTTGTTCAGTCTACTGTTCAAGCTGGTGAAACTTCCCATATCAAGGTCCTATGTAACACCAGCAGCAATGTGAAAAGGTCCAATGTAACACTGTTAACGGCAGATATAGTGTCACTTGTCATCttcttctgctctgctctgcagcCCCAGCCAACACGGCAGGCGTGATTTACAGTGTATTAACATTGAAGATGATTTTGGTTCACTTGAGAAGGCCTAATCGTTAGTGTCTCCAAGAAGATTTTAAGGCTAAAGACTACAGTTGGTCAGTTAATCCTATAAGGCCACATGGTGGCGctattgtaatatactgtacaaatAGTATTTTGCTCATTGGTCCATAGTCTCATTGCCAATATCTGATGATAAACTCCTTGATTCATAGTTATGTTCTTCTCAAAGAACACATTTGAAAAATGACTCAAAATAAAGCCTCTACATATTACCCTGATCTTCGGTATTGTGCGAAATTGGCCGATTTGAAGTGATCTGATCAGATTTGGGCAAGTCAGATAGGCTTAAATGTTAGAATTTGGGTTTACAAAACTGAAAAAATAAGATTCTGACCCTCTGGATAGGGATTTGGTAATCTGACCTTTCAATCAGGCTTGAATGgcattttttttcaatttttcaaAACTCAAAAGGTTCCAATTAGGATAGTTTTGATGCCCAAAAATCAGGATTCTATTGGTGATTCTATTGGTGCTCAAAAACCGCAATATCGAACTGATGCtggatagatttttttaaatattttttttacagattCCAGATAATTCTGAACCAGATTTGAAAGGTTTTGAAAAGAACGGGCCCTGGTACCTTTAGTCTTATGAATAATACAGGACAGGTCAGATAACACCCTTTAATACAGGGACAGGTCAGATAAACACCCTTTAATACAGGGACAGGTCAGATAAACCCACTTTAATACAGGGACAGGTCAGATAAACCCACTTTAAACAGGGACAGGTCAGATAAACCTACTTTAATACAGGGACAGGTCAGATAAACACCCTTTAATACAGGGACAGGTCAGATAAACACCCTTTAATACAGGGACAGGTCAGATAAACACCCTTTAATACAGGGACAGGTCAGATAAACACCCTTTAATACAGGGACAGGTCAGATAAACACCCTTTAATACAGGGACAGGTCAGATAAACACCCTTTAATACAGGGACAGGTCAGATAAACCCACTTTAATACAGGACAGGTCAGATAAACACCCTTTAATACAGGGACAGGTCAGATAAACCCACTTTAATACAGGGACAGGTCAGATAAACCTACTTTAATACAGGGACAGGTCAGATAAACACCCTTTAATACAGGGACAGGTCAGATAAACACCCTTTAATACAGGGACAGGTCAGATAAACACCCTTTAATACAGGGACATGTCAGATAAACACCCTTTAATACAGGACAGGTCAGATAAACACCCTTTAATACAGGACAGGTCAGATAAACACCCTTTAATACAGGGACAGGTCAGATAAACACCCTTTAATACAGGGACAGGTCAGATAAACACCCTTTAATACAGGGACAGGTCAGATAAACACCCTTTAATACAGGGACAGGTCAGATCAATCAGATTACTGTACTTCATTTACTGGTACAATTGCACAGATAATGTATTTTTGCTGTTCCAGTAAccaagctgacacacacacacacacacacacacacacacacacacacacacacacacacacacacacacacacacacacacgggtcaaGTGCACAACAGCAGTAGGTAGCATACAGGATATTGAAGCTGGTAACCTCGAGGCTACTGCCACCGCCATTACATATACCTAACTATTTACCTGTTGTAATAATGAATTCAGGAGAGGGGGGGCAGCCCTGACTGGGACTCAAACCTGGGTCGAGCAACTGTCGAGCCAACATCTTAACCGCTACACCAAGAGGTCCAAACCTCTTGACAAGGTCGCTAGGTGTTGAGTTAGTCGCTACGTTTACCGCATCCTTTCAGGTGAGCTGAGCCTTTCAGGTGAGCTGAGCATTTCAGGTGAGCTGTCCCCACCCTCTCTACAACAGGTTCCTCACATGTACACACCATGGCCATCAAAGGCtccatcccacttctgacactaGTGTAGCAATTATATGCAGGTCTCAAACCCTGTTCTGCTAGCCCCTAGGCACACCGGCTAGCTACTGCTCCAATAAGGGTTACAACAATGTActgtaccagtaaaaagtttggacacacttactcattccaggatttgtctttatttattttgtactgttttctacattgtagaataatagtgaagacatcaaaaccttgaaataacacatatggagtcatgtagtaaccaacaacaacaagacaagTGTTCAAATccaatccaaatatattttatagtagccaccctttgccttgatgacagctctgcacactctatGCTAGCTACTGTTCCAAAAACTGTTacgacaatatatatatatatatgcatgtcttaatttatttatttttaaatggtgCTGTTGTGGCCATATTGTAGCATTACAATTAGTAGGCCTACTCTACTACACCTGATTTAGTTGCCAATGAAGGTATGTTGATACGCCCCCCCTATTGGCTATTCAGAGAATGTCATGCTTGTTTAATGTCTTGAATAAATCAGCGAGACATTTAGAACGACTCCAACGTTCTAGGTGTTCCTGACGTCACCTGTCAATCAGTTAGCGTATAATTGCACTGACACGGCCGCAGGAGCTGTTATTTCTCCGTGGTGACCAGAGATGAGAGAAACATTTTAAGGTCGTTTTTGATACATGCTTGCGTGATGAATAATGTTCTTAGAATAGAGTAATTTGCGTGTTTCCTACTACTATGAATGTGCGCTCTGCGCGGAGGATGCAGATTAGTCATTTACATCACACATGCACATCTGTgcgtaggcctataggctatgtcATTTTACGGGGTTGCAAGTTCATGGATAAAAACCAACCAGCATGTTCGTGGATGCAGATGGAACTTTCAACAAcagcaacatgaaatcttatgTGATGGAGAAAGCGAAAGAGCCCGGTGCAACAAATATGATTTCGGAGGCGCTCGTTGCACACTTGCTGAAGATTGCGCAAGAGGCGGCGGAGGCAGTATCCGCCACTTCGCAGTCTTCAACTCTGCTGATGGAGAATGGGACTCGGTGTGAGGAGCAAATTCTGAACTACGACAAGGTGGAGAAGGTATTTATTGGAGGGATTCTCACCATGCTCACGCTGTTTACTATCTGCGGGAATTTGCTGGTGGTGATTTCGGTGTGCTTCGTGAAAAAGTTGCGGCAGCCGTCCAACTATCTGATAGTGTCTCTGGCGGTTGCCGACCTTTCAATCGCGCTGGCAGTTATGCCGTTTGTCAGTATAACGGACCTTATTGGGGGGCAATGGGTTTTTGGCCAAGTCTTCTGCAATGTTTTTATTGCCATGGACGTGATGTGTTGCACTGCATCCATAATGACGTTGTGCGTAATTAGCATAGACAGGTAAGTGTCATTCCAATGCCTATTACCTGCATAGAAGGAAACGTAttgtttgtgtagtgtgacaAGGTGAAAGCCGTTATAATATGACGGTTAATTATGCATTTAATTGTTAAATTGAGTCTTACATTTTTGTTTCGTGTTTTTTGCACACATACTTGATGAAATCGTGTTTTATAAGCCCATGTGGGCACCAATTGGTGTTTATTTATATagcctcaggagtaaatgtcagttggtttcatagccgatcattaagagtatctctaccactcctgctgtctctagagagttaaaaacagcaggtctgggacgtctggtgaacaggtcaggattccatagccgcaggcagaacagttgaaactggagcagcagcacggccaggtggactgaggacagcaaggagtcatcatgccaggtagtcctgaggcatggtcctagggctcagatcctcagagagaaagaaggagagaattagagagagcatacttaaattcacacaggacaccggataggacaggataagtactccagatataacaaactgaccctagcccccgacacataaactactgcagcataaatactggaggctgagacaggaggggtcaggagacactgtggccccatccgatgatacccccggacagggccaaacaggcaagatataaccccacccactttgccaaagcacagcccctcacaccactagagggatatcttcaaccaccaacttaccatcctgagacaaggccgagtatagcccacaaagatctccgccacggcacaacccaaggggggggggcaccaacccagacaggaagatcacgtgtaggctactaaataaaataaataatttaaaaaaacaaatgaacACTGATATTTTCATAGTGAATTAAGTGGGTAGCACTCTTGCCTCCAAAACCATATGTTTACCCCGTGCAGTTCGATCCCCACATGAGCCTTATACACATTTTTGCTGTATGTTTTGCGGGTCCCGCTACTGTATGTTCTCCTACCCTGTCATAAACATAAGAAAACCATGTAAGGAGTCCGGGAATTCCAATCTCCTTTTAAAACAAATGATAGCGTAGCCCTAGtaacaggctacattataatAAGATTGTTATACGATCTTATTATAATTGCTGTAGTTATTTTGGTGTGAATTTACTCCCCAATGTTTGTCTTCCTTTGGAAGTTCCTTGCTGTTCATCCAATGTATTTACAGTAATTATGTATCTGTATGTATAAACAGTTCATTTGTTGTTTACAGCTAATTAATTATATGCTTATTTTGTTGTCCGTTTTGAGGTACCTGGGCATAACCAAGCCTCTGACGTACCCTGTGAGACAGAATGGCTGTTGCATGGCCAAGATGGTGGTGTCCGTGTGGCTTCTGTCCGCATCCATCACCTTGCCCCCCCTCTTCGGCTGGGCCCAGAACGTAAACGACAACAAGGTGTGTCTGATCAGCCAGGACTTTGGTTACACCATCTACTCCACCTCAGTGGCGTTTTACATCCCTGTATCCGTCATGCTCATTATGTACTACCGCATCTACCGCGCCGCAAAGCTCAGCGCCGCCAAGCACACCATCACGGGCTTCCCGCGGGTCGGGGAGGAGGCGGCGCGGGGGGGAGAGGAGGCCatggaggaacaggaggaggaagaggacagcgTGGACTGTGTGTCGGCCGCTCTGAGGCTCCACagggaggtggaggagtgcaCGCGATTCTCCCGGCTCATGAGGAGCAACCGGAGGAACATGTCCATCTTCAAGCGGGAGCAGAAGGCAGCAGCCACCCTGGGGATCGTGGTAGGAGCCTTCAGTGTCTGCTGGATGCCTTTCTTCTTACTGTCCACGGCCAGACCCTTCATCTGCCGGGCGGACTGCCCTAGCTGTGTGCCCTTGTGGGTGGAGAGGACCCTGTTGTGGCTGGGCTATGCCAACTCCCTCCTCAACCCTTTCATTTATGCCTTCTTCAACAGGGACCTGAGGACCACCTACAGCAACCTGCTGCGCTGTCGTTATCGCAACATCAACCGCAAGCTGTCCGCCGTCGGGATGCAACAGGCCCTCAAACGGGTGGATAAGACAGACTCTGTTATCTAAATGGTGTTATTGTTGTGGTGTGGTGGGAGCTGTCACACTGAGCACTAGAGTCGACCACATTCTCTCAATGACAATAGGTCAATGTTATCTGCCTGCCTGGTCCTCTACTTAAGATCGTGCATGTCCAGACACAGTCTAGACCTTATTGGTCAGGTCTGATTTATGAAACAACTAAGAATCTATCCTTCCATCTGAATGTGAGTCCATTGGCTTTGTGTCTGTGACATTACGGTGCTTTTACCCTGGGCATTTCTCAGTTGTGCTGTGGTTGTGTAGCGTGGTTCTTTCTGCGTTGTATACTTTTAATTAGGACGCTGCCACAACTGGAGGTCTGCTAGTCTAAATCTTTTTATTTGCCCTGCagacgaagagacaacacacatgaTGTTAACCCTTGGCACAGTTacagctctcaggcaccttgCTAGCCGAAGGTCAGGCAAAATGAAATAACAGGTTCTGTGTGCACACATTCAATGCACAACAGCACACCATACAATACAAGCAAAATGATACAGAACATCATTCAGACAACAtaaagacaacacacattatgttaacccttggctcagtcctagctctcaggcacctgcgcAAGCACACggacactcactcaaacactgtcCCAAGTACTCACAAGTTACAATAGATACCCTAGTTAGCGAGCTTTGTGAACCTTGTTAACATAAATCTTTATATTATCCACATTGTAACAAACTTATGGTAGCATAACAGTATATTGTATGACATTATGACGGTTTTATATTAAACAATTTCGGAGCCAAGGACAACATACCTTGCAAGCcgaaggtcaggcaaaagagaacaataagggggtatggaaatacagataacctgcgatggaccaaaccaaaatatacaatcaCATGTATGTACAATATTGATGTGGAAAAGTGTTTGTACACCAAAGAAAAAcattagctatgcagctgtaattaaatatttaaaaaacacactgaattattattaatattatcaaattattaacatcccctcttgacctggcctatttgaattggtccttgtgtgcaacttggtgcatcatctaggggaacaacatcacactgctacaTTTGCACAAACACGATGCCTCAGAACAAGCCATGATGGTTAGCTGTTTCTTGAAGGGGCAATCTACAGCTGATCCatccattttgttgttgttgactatattaacaaaagtatgtggacaccccttcaaatgagtggatttggctatttcagccacacccgtttctgacaggtgtataaaatctagcCCAAGCCAAGCAATGTCCATAGACGAACATTGTCattaaaatggccttactgaaaagctcagtggctttcaatgtggcaccgtcataagatgccacctttccaacaagccagTTCGTCCTGCAAGAGCTGCCcgtcaactgtaagggctgttattgtgaagtggaaatgtctaggagcaacaacggctcagctgctaagtggtaggacacacaagctcacagaacgggaccgccgagtgctgaagtgctgttgcaacgctcactacagagttccaaactgcctctggaagcaacgtaatcagcacaagaactgttcgtcgggagcttcatgaaatgggtttccaaggccgagcagccgcacacaagcctaagatcaccatgcgcaatgacaagcgtcggctggagtggtataaagctcgccgccattggactctggagcagtggaaacacgttctctggagtgatgaatcacgcttcaccatctggcagtctgatggacaaatctgggtttggcggatgccaggaaaatgctaccttccccaatacatagtgccaactgtaaagtttggtggaggaggaataatgatctggggctgtttttcatggtttgggctaagccccttagttccagtgaagggaaatcctaACACTACaggatacaatgacattctagacaattctgtgcttccaactttgtataTACCcatttgattcttgaagaatataacttataaatgcctaatgagcttagttcaactgtagtaccccatcagaaccaaaATATAgtcttgttttactccaatgtttgtaaacaaagtaaatgtaaacaaaaacaAGTCTGAACGTGTTCTGTACGTCACGGGCAACAGTGTTGTGACTTTGTCAAAAAAAATCAACCATGGTGTGTTGACGATGTTCCATGGTTATGTGTAATGCAGACTCTTAAATGCAAATGTTTCCTTGTGACATGTTGGACGTGCCCAAATGGACAATACAACCTACACGTGGAATTTGACTTCCTGTGAGTATGCCCTTTCAATTGCATAAAAtattattttcttcttcttcttctttcccaATGTCTGTTGAACGTATGTTTGTTGACTGACGTCACATACATATATAACTGTGATTGACAaatcattattttttttttattttttttttttatgagagTGACATCATTAAGGATTTAACAGAATTGCATGATTTTGattgtgatgtcataaagacTCAAAGTGTAAATAGAATCTGAGGGTATTCTGTGAACCTTTCTTGTTTTTTATAAAAATGGCAATAACATTGTTTAATTTAGATGGCATTATGAATAGTTTTTCCATATGTTTACAGTTACGTCAcaatttgttttttaattttcCTTACTATATTGTCAGTATTCTCTCAGAATAAATTGCTCAGTGTGGCAAAACCTTTGTTGTGTGATGGCTCGTAATTGTTTAGTGAAACAAAGTGAAAATGTGGAGTATTGGCTCAGTCATACGTTCTATCACACGTGAAGCAATGCCCAGTGAAGGACATGAACACCTAGAGGTGTGAGGCAATCCTACGCACCGAACAACACTGAATCACACGTCGCAAAGTCCTCTTCATGTCTTATTGTGAGTCAAAACCAAGACagctgaaggagagggagaaaaaaagggaTTAGGGTGACGATCTATTTCCTGTCTAAATCCAACATGTACCCAAAGTCACCCACTTAGCAACATTTATGATGGCCATGTCTCTAAAGGAAACAGCGTAGAATTATCCAAACGTGAAAAAAAAATATTGGATTTGTTTTAGTGTAGAGAGCTATGGGCCATTATATCCTGTATCTTTAAGCTACAATGAAAATATAATGAGGAGGCAAGTGCATTTATGTTGCAGTGGGTATGATTCATCTCTACGTTCATATTTCTGGACTTGACCAAACTCAAAGAATTCAGTATTCAGTCAACGTGGTAGTGCACTTAGCCGATAAAATGGAGGCTTTTGTTAAAGCAATTCCCTGAAAAGGCCTTATGTGAAAGCAATAGACCTACTCTAATAGCCCTTCTCTAAGTACAGATCATAGACATGGGGCCTGAAAGAAAATGGTGCCTATTCATTTATTGTCTTATTAAATGTAGGCCTATTCATTTGTCGTCTTATTAAATTTAGGCCTTATTATTTATTCTTgacaggccatcattgtaaataagatgttTATTTTTCCGTAATTAatctgcctggtaaaataaaacttaaaggaaaacaaatccaaatgtttTGGTGTTTTTGAGTTCTGTCACATGACCCTTTTACATGATCGAGTTCTGTCACATGACCCTTTTACATGATCGAGTTCTGTCACATGACCCTTTTACATGATCGAGTTCTGTCACATGACCCTTTTACATGA
The sequence above is a segment of the Oncorhynchus kisutch isolate 150728-3 linkage group LG25, Okis_V2, whole genome shotgun sequence genome. Coding sequences within it:
- the LOC109879794 gene encoding 5-hydroxytryptamine receptor 7-like gives rise to the protein MAKMVVSVWLLSASITLPPLFGWAQNVNDNKVCLISQDFGYTIYSTSVAFYIPVSVMLIMYYRIYRAAKLSAAKHTITGFPRVGEEAARGGEEAMEEQEEEEDSVDCVSAALRLHREVEECTRFSRLMRSNRRNMSIFKREQKAAATLGIVVGAFSVCWMPFFLLSTARPFICRADCPSCVPLWVERTLLWLGYANSLLNPFIYAFFNRDLRTTYSNLLRCRYRNINRKLSAVGMQQALKRVDKTDSVI